CGGGCTGGGGGACGTGCTCCTCACGCCAGTGTCGCTCTACGGCGCGAGCCGCTCCTTCGACTACCAGCTGCAGTTCACGGTGTGGACGCCCTCGGGACACTTCTCGCCGGGCTCGGCGCGCAACCGCGGCACCGGCTTCTGGGCGCTCGTCTATTCGCTCGGCGGCGTCTTCTACCCGGGGGGGGCGCGCGATGCGTGGAGCCTCTCCGCCGTGGCGCGCTTCGAGCAGAACTTCGAGCAGCGCGGCAGCGGCATCCAGCCCGGCCACGACGTGGTGGTGGACTGGGGCGTGGGGCGGGTGCTGCGGCTGGGCTCGGTCCCCGTGGACGTGGGGCTCTCGGGCTTCGGCGCGTGGCAGCTCACGGCGCAGGAGGGGGGACCTCCGGGCACCGAGGACCTGCGCTACCGGCTCCTCGGGCTCGGCCCCGAGGTGAGCGCCGCGCTGCTCGAGCCGCTCACGCTGCGCATGCGCGCGCACTTCGAGGTCGAGGCCCGCAACATCGTGCAGGGCAACAACCTCTGGCTCATCCTCAACTGGCGCTTCTAGAGCACCTTGCGCGCCGGCACGATCGCGTTGGCCACGAGCAGGCCCGCCGCGAGCGCCACCGCGACCATCAGCATGTTGAAGGCGGTGTCCACGCCGGCCACCACGTTGCGCTCGAGGAGGCTCGAGAGCGAGCGGAAGCCGATGGAGCCCGGCACCAGCAGCATCAGCCCGGGCACGATGGTGACGAGCGCGGGCTTGTTGCGCAGCGTGGAGACGGCGTTGCTCGCCATGCCCAGGATGACCGCGCCGACGAAGGCGCCAAGCTCGGGGCCCAGCAGGTACGCGCCGAAGCGCGTGCCCACGTACGCGAGCGCGCCGGCGAGCAGGATCCACCCGGCGTCCCGGCGCCGCGCGTTGAAGATGACGCACACCGAGAGCGCGAGCCCCGCGAGGGCCGCGAGCTCCGTCCAGTGCGCGAGCGGGCCGGGAAGGGGCGACTGCACCGGCGGCAGCAGGACCTGGAGCCGGCTGCCCAGCGCCACGCCGAAGCCCAGCTGCAGGAACACCAGCGCCGCGCTCATCATGCGCGAGGTGCCGGAGAGCAGGTTGCGCGTGGCCATCTCGGTCATGGCCACCGTGAGCGTGAGCCCCGGCAGCAGCACGATGAGCGAGGCCAGCGTCACCACCTTGCCGGCGAGCGGGCCCACCAGCGCCCCGGCCACCACCGCGATGGTGCTCGCGAGCAGCGCGGACACCGGCACCAGCACCCGGGCCACCGCGGGGCGGCTGCGCGAGAGCAGGTCCAGCCCGCCGATGAGCAGGCTCGCGAAGCCCGAGACGCTCATCTCCATCAGCCCGCCGCCGAAGAGGCGCGCCCCGGCGAAGGCCGCGAGCGCCCAGCACAGGAGCAGCAGGAAGGGGCCATAGGCCTGCGGCGCGGCGAGGATCTCCTCCACCCGCTGCGAGCCGTCCTCGGGCGTGCGCGTGCCGAGGATGACCTCGTCCGCGAGCGTGTCCAGGCGCACGAGCTTCCCCAGGTCCATCTCGCCGGGGTCCACGCGGATGAGGGCGGTCTGCAGCGCCTCCGGGGGGCCGAAGGAGGCGATGATGGAGGTGGGGCTGGAGAAGAAGCGCGCCTCCAGCCCGAGCCGCTCCGACACCAGCCGCATCGCCTCCTCGAGGCGGTGCGCCGGCATGCCGTAGTGGTGCAGCGCCCGGCCCAGCTTGATGGTGAAGGCCACGGCCGAGGCCGGAGCGGGCATCGCCACGGGGTAGGGCTGGTACAGGTCCTCGGCGACGCGCACGGCGGGGGGCTCCTTCAAGGGATCCCGCGCGCGAGTGGCGCGGGGCGGGGCAAGTACCCGCGACCCGCAGGGGCTGTCAAACCGGCGGCGGCCGCCCGCTCGCTGCCGTGTCCTGCGCTGGGCAGCACACGCACCCAC
This genomic interval from Aggregicoccus sp. 17bor-14 contains the following:
- a CDS encoding transporter; translated protein: MAPLQLGRILLLVGLGLAGAAGAQVPVTGHYPPGQSGIRGASTPGPGFAYTNFSRLFTNLQLADASGAEAQSLDELRYANISMFTWTTDRELLGLRYGALAGVPVATGDLSTPSAESGFGLGDVLLTPVSLYGASRSFDYQLQFTVWTPSGHFSPGSARNRGTGFWALVYSLGGVFYPGGARDAWSLSAVARFEQNFEQRGSGIQPGHDVVVDWGVGRVLRLGSVPVDVGLSGFGAWQLTAQEGGPPGTEDLRYRLLGLGPEVSAALLEPLTLRMRAHFEVEARNIVQGNNLWLILNWRF
- a CDS encoding threonine/serine exporter ThrE family protein is translated as MRVAEDLYQPYPVAMPAPASAVAFTIKLGRALHHYGMPAHRLEEAMRLVSERLGLEARFFSSPTSIIASFGPPEALQTALIRVDPGEMDLGKLVRLDTLADEVILGTRTPEDGSQRVEEILAAPQAYGPFLLLLCWALAAFAGARLFGGGLMEMSVSGFASLLIGGLDLLSRSRPAVARVLVPVSALLASTIAVVAGALVGPLAGKVVTLASLIVLLPGLTLTVAMTEMATRNLLSGTSRMMSAALVFLQLGFGVALGSRLQVLLPPVQSPLPGPLAHWTELAALAGLALSVCVIFNARRRDAGWILLAGALAYVGTRFGAYLLGPELGAFVGAVILGMASNAVSTLRNKPALVTIVPGLMLLVPGSIGFRSLSSLLERNVVAGVDTAFNMLMVAVALAAGLLVANAIVPARKVL